A region from the Acyrthosiphon pisum isolate AL4f chromosome A1, pea_aphid_22Mar2018_4r6ur, whole genome shotgun sequence genome encodes:
- the LOC100162847 gene encoding transcription initiation factor IIE subunit beta-like, producing MDPALLRERELFKLKASAIPVVEKRLREDNSNKDDFKRKSKPLPSMPRPPSPPNTSSSLNSYKSYGQSSQYKFGVLTKIVKYIRARHQDGDDHPLTLDELLDETNQLDVGTKVKTWLETEALPGNPKIERTPDGKYMFKPPYKLKDRKALLKLLKQQDLKGLGGIMMDDIQESLPNCEKALKHLQNEILYVCRPGDKKKVMFYNDKSATIDINEDFKKMWRSIAVENMDDEKIEEHLEKQGISSMQDNGIKKVNHVKRKKPVTKKRLSKRPRDNEHLANVLEDYDTL from the exons ATGGATCCTGCTTTGCTGAGAGAAAGAGAATTATTCAAACTTAAAGCTTCAGCTATTCCTGT AGTTGAAAAAAGGTTAAGAGAAGACAATAGCAACAAAGATGATTTTAAAAGGAAATCAAAACCATTACCATCTATGCCAAGACCACCTTCGCCCCCAAACACTTCAAGTTCATTGAA taGCTACAAGTCATATGGGCAAAGTTCTCAGTATAAATTTGGTGTGCTAACCAAAATAGTTAAGTATATTAGAGCTCGACATCAGGATGGAGATGATCATCCGTTAACATTAGATGAATTACTGGACGAAACTAATCAATTAGATGTGGGAACTAAAGTGAAAacg tgGTTAGAAACTGAAGCACTACCAGGCAATCCTAAAATCGAACGTACACCTGATGGAAAATATATGTTCAAGCCTCCTTATAAACTTAAAGACAGAAAAgctttgttaaaattattgaaacaacaaGATTTGAAAGGTTTAGGAGGAATTATGATGGACGATATTCAAGAATCATTACCTAACTGTGAAAAAGCACtcaaa catctacaaaatgaaatattatatgtttgtcggcctggggataaaaaaaaagttatgttttaCAATGACAAATCCGCAACTATTGATATTAatgaagattttaaaaaaatgtggagGAGTATTGCAGTGGAAAATATGGACGATGAAAAGATCGAGGAACATTTAGAGAAACAG ggtaTAAGTTCCATGCAAGATAATGGTATCAAAAAAGTAAATCATGTAAAACGGAAAAAACCAGTGACCAAGAAAAGATTATCAAAGAGACCAAGGGATAATGAACATTTAGCAAATGTGTTGGAAGATTATGATACATTGTAA